ataataatttttccatttttatacataatcacacttagatgcttaattaatagagatgtaaaaaatttttattaagataattgattcaaaatcgaaattgaaacaaattttatttaaaacattttttgataaaaacaataattattaagataattaattttgatagcatactattcagagggaaattaaaatttcaagttagcaaaaaaatttattaacaaacactgttcctgaagtaattctaaacaaattttgttaacaacattttttgattaaatcaacaataaggatataacctcaaagatattaatttttgtagcatactgttcagtgggaaattaaaatttcaaattagaaaaaaattatgttaacaaaaattgttcctgaaacaattctaaacaaactttgtcaacaattttttttgatttgatcaataattaaggagataacctgaaaataataatttttccatttttatacataatcacACTTAGATTCTTAATTAATAGacatgtaaaaattttttattaagataattgattcaaaatcgaaattgaaacatattttatttaaaacattttttgataaaaacaataattattgagataattaattttaatagcattctattcagagggaaattaaaatttcaagttagcaaaaaaatttattaacaaacactgttcctgaagtaattctaaacaaattttgttaacaacattttttgattaaatcaacaataagtatataacctcaaaaatattaatttttgtagcatactgttcagtgggaaattaaaatttcaagttagaaaaaaattatgttaacaaaaattgttcctgaaacaattctaaacaaactttgtcaacaattttttttgatttaatcaataattaaggagataacctcaaaataataatttttccatttttatccataatcacacttagatgcttaattaatagagatgtaaaaaatttttattaagataattgattcaaaatcgaaattgaaacaaattttatttaaaacattttttgataaaaacaataattattgagataattaattttgatagcatactattcagagggaaattaaaatttcaagttagcaaaaaaatttattaacaaacactgttcctgaagtaattctaaacaaatattgttaataaaaatttttgatttgatcaataattaagaacataacgtcaaaaaaatttgtatatattttttattgagaaaattgttttagaatttaatttagaacaacttttgtaagaAATTTTCTGCTGTGAACGAGTATacgaaatcgtatcgttttgttacaaaagttccgtgccctactCATCACgttccctttaattaatgataagtatgtcagatatttagaattaagaaaaaaagtgtAATAGTATAGTAATATTGTAGAGTTTTGAATGATTTAGGTGTATTACtctataataaagtttttatctGATTAAATGGATTGCTGATAAAACTGATATAATGAGtcattttttagtaatttaatgattagaaaaattttaagtggttaataataattgttatgtaatgctatttttataatgatttatttttttataataaattcgttttatAAGAAATCGCGTTCAAGAAAATGTTCCACAAGCATTTTCATGAGTTGTTGATAATCTTTTCTGCCTTCAAAGTCATCGGATggattagaaatttttaaatcatctccttccaataaATTTGGCATGTTATCTTTATTGGCTAACATCAAAAAGCCACCGAAAGCCATCGTCAAACCAAATTTGGCGTATTTTTTCCAATGACTTAAATAAATCGCTTtaggaaaaactttttttgggtCACTTCCCAATCTTTTTAAGAAATCCGCTAAAGTATTGTAATAAAGGTtgaagtatttattaaaatcttttattgtATCCTTTGTGGCTACGTtgtaaaagaaataagaaacatcTAAAATCGGAGAATTAAATCGTTGGACTTGCCAATCAAGTAATTTGATATTGACGGGTTTTCCAttatccttaaaaataaacattaattttgttttgtgtcatgttttgattaaataaacttacATCATAAAGAAACATCATGTTGTTTGACCAACAATCTCCTTGGCAAATTACAGCGTAATcatcaacaaatttatcaacaGTACAAGCgtgatcaattaaaattttccgtAAATTTCCACAcgaatgaattaaatttttatccaAATCAGAATccaaatcatttaaaaacatatctATGGCCTGCCCAAAACTTTCAGCTAGCATTGATTCAAAAATCTTTGCAAAAGAATCTTTCATATCAAAagtaagtttttgaaataaaccaGGTTTTTTGTCTTTTAACGCATAAGATAATGCGTGATACTTAGCAAAAGTCTTCAAAGCCAACACTAAGTGTTCTTCATCAATGGGAGTTTGATAATCTCGTAAAATGTAACCAGAAAGTCGCAGATTTTCCAATATAATAGGGGTATAACCATCAAATTTAACGTTAGTTTTAACATGTTTTGGGacattatcaaaaatattttcttttaatcccttctcttcttgaatttttttcatttcaggataaatttcttgataaaagcgaaactcaacgtcaaacGCTGCTTTAAGAGATTCGATCATATCATTTTTCAATTctggtaaatattttatgaacaAATTGATCGTTTTTTCCGTATCTTTCATTTCTACAGCTAAGGTTCTTGAAGCGTAACCATCACCTAATTGAGATCCGGGCGAAATATTTATGGTTGGTGGTGAAGCGAACTCAGTTGTTACAATATCATCGATAGCACGTTTTACATTTGGCACTAAATCTTCGACTGTATTACTCATAATGAacgaattagatgaaatcaaaATCTTAACAAAACTTGCTTTTCACAATATGAAAACGATCTAATTCATTAATGTTTTAGTGCTTCATTTTAATAGACGTTATCTGATTATTTCTACAACGATAAGAGTTTTTGTATTGTTTAGAGATTTGTACCaatagatatttatttttttaattgtcttGCTTGTAATCGtcataataaaagtttttcatttttgtaacGATGATTTGCAAGATTACTTATTTAACTGTTTAGGATCAATGACCTGTGAAGAACTTTAGGTAAGGTTATAGATGTTTCCTAATCCCAGGTATGTGGGTATGAAACCAATTGTAAGCAGTAAGATTACGATTAGACGGTCTAGGAACAACAGAATAGACCGATAATAGCCCTATGACAAAAAAGcactttattttttcattggaaagtcGGAATTTAAGTTCACCCTTTTGTTGTGCATATAATGTCGTCATTTCTGcctaaaattatataatactATCATCAAGAAAAAACTCAAAGCATTCCACCGGATCAGAAGGGATCCGGAAACCCAGCAATAAGATCGGATTTTTgccagtttcttttttttggtAAGTTCTTTTGTATTTCTGACAAAGGTTTGCAGTGTCGTTATCATCAGTTGTGAAAGTCCGTCCTagatttgtaattttcgccatAGCTTCCGCTTGAAGCTGTCGACCATCCAGTTATTGATATCGTTGCAGAAGTCTTCATTGCCGCTATCTTCAGCACTTATGGTGCTGAACCATCATCTGGAGGAGTGATAAatacagcctgattcagagtaagcgccttatttttttttagccacactatgggtactactttcaaaatatttggcagtaatatgttttgggtcattctctacacgatggtgatgccacattttcaattggaagaattatttcaaattggcgactgtcaactttttttttttaatggaatgccaaatttttttttttattattgaggtcctaaaaacattctttatacgatagtattttgtttttcttaaaaattcatttctttccccatcaaaaagcacacattttaatctagtagcgcatgaatgttttacactcgatgttatttttgtccaaatatcaagtagcgctagacacaaaagaaacaattaaactttattttgtaataaacatctacttatttatttattttgacaaaaataacatcgaatgtaaaacattcatgcgctactatactctgtttttaaaccaggaggagtaaacgcgaaagtcagatttacactaggaaatatcaccagaaaatatcactagatattttggcggtaaatttaaattaataattgttattatttatttatttacttattattgtatttattttcgttggtactaaacatacaaattaacattgaagttatgagtgtatttatttcaaaatataataaagaaggacacaataatgacacaaaactgtcgaattgtcaataacctaaccttcaaattcaaaattgcctgtgtgtgaacctttctcgcattcaaccaatcacgtgcaaggtcaatctagtgacaaatttaaaatactcctcctggtttaaaaacagagtataattgccaaagaaaacttcaaggtataattaatgtttgtaaacaaaactaaccttacctaacattccttcacgctataattgacattacaaaagaaaacttcacgctataattgccattactaattgccaaagaaaacttcatggtataattaatgtttgtaaacaaaactaaccttacttcacattccttcacgctataattgacattacaaaagaaaacttcacgctataattgccattacaaattgccaaagaaaacttcaaggtataattaatgtttgtaaacaaaactaaccttaccgaacattccttcacgctataattgacattacaaaagaaaacttcacgctataattgccattactaattaccaaagaaaacttcatggtataattaatgtttgtaaacaaaactaaccttacctcacattccttcacgctataattgacattacaaaagaaaacttcacgctataattgccattacaaattgccaaagaatacttcatggtataattaatgtttgtaaacaaaactaaccttacctaacattcagcgtctgaagacacagggctaaacccgaaacttaaaaatatacaacttagcgctgaataacaattaaaactagaactaacacttgcactagaactatactctgtttttaaaccaggaggagtaaacgcgaaagtcagatttacactggaaaaaatcaccagaaaatatcactagatattttggcggtaaatttaaattaataattattatttatttatttacttattattgcatttattttcgtttgttatcgtcaacactatacatacaaattaacattgaagttatgagtatatttatttcaaaatataataaaaaagggtttaagaacacaaaatatacaataatgacacgaaactgtcgaattatcaactacctaactaatttaaaatactcctcctggtttaaaaacagagtatagattAAAATATTAGGTTCCTTTTggatggggaaagaaatgaatttttaagaaaaacaaaatactgtcGTAAAAAGAATGCTTTTAAgatctcaataataaaaaaaaaattttggcattccatttaaaaaagaaaagttgacagtcgccattttgaaataattcgtccaattgaaaatatgatatcaccatcgtgtagagagtgtcctaaaacatattactgccaaatattttgaaagtagtacccatagtgtggctaaaaaaaatcaggcgcttactctgaatcaggctgtatatCAGCGGCCCAAACATCCTCGTCTTCTATTATTTAAATGAGTTCTGCAGTTGTGAGGGatctgaaattattaaaaaagtcgtTAAGGACCATTTAGTTTAGCCCATAGTTCCAATATTGAAACTTTTGAGAAAAAGtgtatttttttgtacttaTCGTATTTACTAATATAGATCAGTGTTGTCCACTAATTTTGGATCAAgatcgactttttatataaatgtcttggcaagatcgaccgaagggtttaaagtatccttcctttttttttttgctctgaggcccagatatagatatttcagattcatgattttttttgcaatcgACGTTATTATGATCACCactgatttagagcttataaataaaaaatggtaataattgagttcaatctttttatggatctagtttttatggtccattattaaggttttatgtataaaaagtatttccccatcgcttttagtttttgagttataattgagttaattttcgaaaatcaacaatttttatgtttaatcgatttagagcttataaataaaaaatggtaataagtgggttcaatcttttcatggatctagtctttatgattcattactaaggttttatgtataaaaagtatttccccatcgcttttagtttttgagttataattgagttaattttcgaaaatcaacaattttgatgtttaatcgatttagagcttataaataaaaaatggtaataagtGGGtccaatcttgttatggatttagtctttatggtccattactaaggttttatgtataaaaaatatttccccatcgcttttagtttatgagttatgattgagttaattttcgaaaatcaacaattttaatgtttaatcgatttagagcttataaataaaaaatggtaataagtgggttcaatctttttatggatctagtctttatggttcattactaaggttttatgtataaaaaatatttccccatcgcttttagtttatgagttatgactgagttaattttcgaaaatcaacaattttaatgtttaatcgatttagagcttataaataaaaaatggtaataattgggttcaatcttgtcatggatttagtctttatggtccattactaaggttttatgtataaaaaatatttccccatcgcttttagtttatgagttatgattgagttaattttcgaaaattaacaattttaatgtttaatcggtgtagagcttataaataaaaatggtaataattgggttcaatcttgttatggatctagtctttatcgcccattactaaggttttatgtataaaaaggtTCTCtctatcgcttttagtttttgagttatgattgagttaattttcgaaaatcaacaatttaaaTGTTCATAAatagcttataaataaaaatggtaataattgggttcaatcatGTTATGGaactagtctttatcgcccattactaaggttttatgtataaaaagtttttctccatcgcttttagtatttgagttatgattgagttaattttcgaaaatcaacaattttgatgtttaatcgatttagagcttataaaaaaaaatagtaataattgggttcaatctgtttatagatctagtctttatggtccattactaaggttttatgtataaaaaatatttccccatcgcttttagtttatgagttatgattgagttaattttcgaaaatcaacaatgttGATGTTTAGTCGATTTAAAGCTACTAAATAAAGAACGgttataattgggttcaatctttttatagatctcgtctttatggtccattactaaggttttatgtataaaaagtatttctccatcgcttttagtttttgagttatgattgagttaattttcgaaaatcaacaattttgacgtttaatcgatttagagcagtagtgtccactaatttttgatcaaaatcgactttttaaataaatgtcttggcaagatcgaccgaagggtttatagtaaccttccttttttttgctctgaggCTCAGGTAttagatatttcagattcatgattttcttGGCGATCGACTCTAAACTGCTTTGCGATCGACGGTATGGACACCACTGATATAGATGATATATGGAAATGTGTTGAGAATTTGTTAGGGCAATAAACACAACGTAaaataatagataatattagtttaaaaatagaaaatgtcATTTACCTTTTACTAGCCACTTTTTAACGAAAGAAATTTCTAACATTTTCTACACGTTAAAGGCATAAAGTCACAATAATTCGTGGAGGGGAGAAAAACGGAGGTATTCTATTAATGGAATTAATGAATTGTGGGCATCAACGGGTTAAACATAATTAAGTCGTTAGTATACACGAAGtgttataaagaaaaagtattgtgacctttttatataatattcgCTTTGCAATGTAGTTATACTTAAAATGAGTTTACAATAATTTGGTATTGTTTGTAATAATCATGATAAACCTTACTGATTACTTATTAACTTTTCTACTATATCGTATATACGAATTATTCGTAGTggaacaaatattttcttctttaggTGTCGTCTCAGCTGCTCTAAATAGTTGGTTGCTGGTGCATTTAAAGTTTGGATGTACCAGAAGAATGTCCCAGCAAGTTATTGCTTTGAAGATAAAGTGCGCTGCACTCATGATAATGcacaattcaattaattataattatattaattataaaaaattaatcgtaAGAATTTTACTTTATTGGAAGAAGCATTTGTatcaaagcaaaaaaaaaagatagtGCAGTACAAGATTtggtattatttataaatgtgATTGGATAAAAAATCCAGAAGCAGGACACTAACTAAGTGTGAAGATTCATACACAATTCTTCAATATCTAAGAAACGTAGAAGAGGCGTTTCTAGAAGAGGAGTGTAATACATTTTGGAAGTAAAATCTTAACAGAGTTTGTGCTTTTTGAACTTAATACCGAGATACTAAATGTTGACGAAAGCATTTTTACAGAAATTGGGGAAAAAAGCAATTATGGCTTTTAACTGATGAAGTGAGTCACAATTAGTATTAAATAGTTGTTGGGTAAAGTAATTATTAAGCAATATCTTTTAATACATTGTAAAATCAATACTATaacgtaaaataaataataattttatctatgAGTAGGTACTTATTacatgaaaatgaagaaattaaaaaaatttaaagcttCTTATCGTTTTTAGAAACAACCAGATAAGGTCTATTTAAATCAAACCCTACACACGTTAACGAATTAAATCGTTTCGATATTAAGAAGAACAAGTTCTATATAAACTTTATAATGGGTAACACAACCGAAGATTTAGTGCCATGTGTAAAACGTGCGATCGATGATATTATAGCAAATGAAAACTTTGCTTCACCACCAACGATAAAAATTTCGCCTGGATCTCAAATAGGTGATGGTTATGCATCAAAGACGTTAGCTATAGAAATTAAAGATACGgaaaaaactatcaatttgTTCGTAAAATATTTACCAGAAGTGAAAAATGATATCATCGAATCTCTTAAAGCAGCgtttgacgttgagtttcgtttctatcaagaaatttatccagaaatgaagaaaattcaagaagaaaagggattaaaagaaaatatttttgataatgtcccaaaacatgttaaaactaacattaaatttgatgGTTATACCCCTATTATATTGGAAAATCTACGACTTTCTGGTTACACTTTGCGAGATTTTCAAACTACTATTGACGAAGAACATTTCGTACTAGCTTTGAAGACTTTTGCTAAATATCATGCACTTTCTTATGCTTTGAAAGATCAAAAACccgatttatttaaacaacttACATTCGATATGAAAGATAATTTTGTAACAGCTTTTGAGACAATGCTAGGTGAAAGTATGGGTATGGCCATagatatgtttttaaatggttTGGATTCcgatttagataaaaaattaattaattcgtgTGGAAATTTacggaaaattttaattgatcacGCTTGTAATGTTCATAAATTTGTTGATGATTACGCTGTAATATGCCAAGGAGATTGTTGGTCAAACAACATGATGTTCCTTTATGATgtaagtttatttaatcaaaacatt
This genomic stretch from Onthophagus taurus isolate NC chromosome 7, IU_Otau_3.0, whole genome shotgun sequence harbors:
- the LOC111429220 gene encoding uncharacterized protein gives rise to the protein MSNTVEDLVPNVKRAIDDIVTTEFASPPTINISPGSQLGDGYASRTLAVEMKDTEKTINLFIKYLPELKNDMIESLKAAFDVEFRFYQEIYPEMKKIQEEKGLKENIFDNVPKHVKTNVKFDGYTPIILENLRLSGYILRDYQTPIDEEHLVLALKTFAKYHALSYALKDKKPGLFQKLTFDMKDSFAKIFESMLAESFGQAIDMFLNDLDSDLDKNLIHSCGNLRKILIDHACTVDKFVDDYAVICQGDCWSNNMMFLYDDNGKPVNIKLLDWQVQRFNSPILDVSYFFYNVATKDTIKDFNKYFNLYYNTLADFLKRLGSDPKKVFPKAIYLSHWKKYAKFGLTMAFGGFLMLANKDNMPNLLEGDDLKISNPSDDFEGRKDYQQLMKMLVEHFLERDFL
- the LOC111429216 gene encoding uncharacterized protein, translating into MGNTTEDLVPCVKRAIDDIIANENFASPPTIKISPGSQIGDGYASKTLAIEIKDTEKTINLFVKYLPEVKNDIIESLKAAFDVEFRFYQEIYPEMKKIQEEKGLKENIFDNVPKHVKTNIKFDGYTPIILENLRLSGYTLRDFQTTIDEEHFVLALKTFAKYHALSYALKDQKPDLFKQLTFDMKDNFVTAFETMLGESMGMAIDMFLNGLDSDLDKKLINSCGNLRKILIDHACNVHKFVDDYAVICQGDCWSNNMMFLYDDNGKPVNIKLVDWQIQRFNSPILDVSYFFYNVATEEIIKNFDKYFNFYYNTLADFLKSLGSDPRKIYPKVVYLSHWKKYAKFGLTMAFGGFLMLAKKDNVPNLLDGDDLKVSNPTEDFEGRSIYQQRMKMLVEHFLERDFL